Genomic DNA from Telopea speciosissima isolate NSW1024214 ecotype Mountain lineage chromosome 2, Tspe_v1, whole genome shotgun sequence:
TGCAAATCAGGTTTGTCACTGCTCAGATAATCCTTAACCAGTCTCAtgggtgaactgacaaaaaaaaaaatgaaaccagGACCAAAAATTATTATTAGGTTACTGACCTGAGTCACAAAACTCACAATCAGTATTAGGTTAGTGATCTGGAACacaaaactgaaacctgaatGACCAAAACACCTCTCAATGAACGCCAGAGGCGTCCTCATAGTCATAGATTGTAGAgctagaagagagagataaatcgtGTCAATATCTAATCTCCCTTTGTTCTCTGAACTTTTCAATGTTAAATATGAACGAAAAACCAATACAAAGAACTTTTGCCCTAAATCtaaatgtacaaaaaaaaaaaattggcagaTGAGAATTAAGAAAATTTTGCGATCTATGAAGCTTAAAAACAAAGGTTAAAACTTGAAGGAAACAAGACATGTAAAGCAATGttccaaacaaaagaagaaatctAAATAAGTAAAAGGTATAGAGCGCAATCAATCAAACCTGCCAGTAATAATCTTATTCGAGTTCCCGATATGTTCATCCATCTCCCCCAACAAAAGGCGCCGCTTTCTCTAATCGGCGATCTTCGTCTGCTCCGGCAGAGAAGTACTCTTGATAGTGTGTAATATTAAAACAGCCATAGCCAGAAATATTTACCTATCAACTACACGACAACAACTCTGCAAGTGATGGTGTAGGGTATGCTGACGTCCGCTCCTTATCCTTCAACTATTAttgattggagagagagagacaggggaggagagggggggggggggggggagaaatgaTTCCAAAAAAGTCCTCCAAGGCCATCCTCACTCTGAGTCTCAGAATCAAGTTCTCGTAGTAGAAGAAGAGGCGAAATTAacccaaggaaacaaaaaaaacaaaagagaagaggcgAAAAAATTCACTCCAGCGCCCCAGAGTGCGTGCAGCGCGCATCGAGTCGATGGAGCTATCCTTGTGGCGCATCCCAAACCTGTCCGATGCGGGAGACGATAAGAAGAAAGGCCTCTTtgtcaaggttttaaaacttggaattGGAATCGAGAATAGAATCGGTTATCCGATTTGACCTGAATCAGTTCAGAAATTGAGAATCGGTCTGATTCAAgatgaattataaaaaaaaaagagaagcaatTTTCTATACGGGAGTATGGCCTAAGCCAGTACTCCCacgtgtctctctctctcctccttaaaacgagggggcagaggtgtcttttcatgtggggaggagagagatagactcatgggaatgctagTGTAGGCCATACTCTcggatagagatctttttccctaaagaAAATGAACATCAATGGATCCAATTATGATTGAAGAACCAATGATTAAGAGCGATGGACATCGGGATCTTTCTTTGCCATCAGCTCATTGTACGTGGAGAGTAACAACCCTCAACGTTACAACATGTGCCTTTTTTCTTTCGCAAATGTTTCTCTAAACAATGTTTGGGAGGCGCATGGAGAAGTATTTATATAAATAAGAGGCCACATGTCATCATGAAACCTTACGATAAACCTTCACAAGCAAGggttggattaaaatcctctaaaAATGCAGTGCAATGCGGTTCAGGgttgagagctcgacatgtggaagatgctAAATCCAACGATGCCAAATTTGATTGacctaggtttttttttcttttcttttcgaaTTCGGCATTGTTGGATTTAACATTTCCATGTGTCGACCTCTTTTCCCCGAACTActacacttttagggaattggaaagGAAATTTTTTCCGGATTGATCCAAACTCTTTCTCTAAGGAAGGGAAGGGATTGGGATCAGGAATCAGGATCCAGGTCCCGGGATTGGATCGTAATTGGTCTGCATCCGTTTGCTTTGGATTGGCCCCAAAATCGGTGTTATTTTAAGGCTCTCTTACTCTAGTTTCCGTCAAAAAAGGATTAGTTGAGCTGCATTGTGCCGGTCGACTCCGATCCCAATCctgattcttgaaaccctaaaattgcaATGGGAGTGTGAGGACCACACATCCAATTCCATAATTCCTGAAGCCCTACAATATATAAATCATGATCGCTTGATTGCCGTAGGATGGAATGGGAGTATGTGCTTGCCTCCTTTGTGGACCCCACAAGCCATAACATCAACACGTCaaccatcaaaataaaaaataataaatccaaCCCAACAATTCCACCAGCCCAATAAGAGTTGGACCATGTGGAAATGTGGAATCACCATgccaagattaaaaaaaaacaataaatagtGGAAAGTGGGGATTATGGGATTGTTTGTCACCACCAATCACCATTTTAAGTGtacaaagaaaggaaacaaaggcaTGATCTTGACGGTGGTGCATATTCATCCGATCCACTTGACTACCCGAGAGTCTATCTTGTACTTTTCTCTAAACCTTACACTCATAGAGGACGGTGCACCCACCATCCTCAATGTagctcgtctccaaggagccTAGCATGCCTAGGGTGCTACTAGCCATTGGGCTGTATCGCACACATCTCTAGGCGTGTGCcaagatgtgtgcgacacagctcaACTACTGGATGCCccttggcagcaccctgggcactgggctccctggagacgatcctgatcccacCATTCTTGGGTTCATATACCTCTCTTACGAATTttgtatattccaaaataccctctcgatacCCATTCTTGCCCTCTCCAACCCCTCTATGAATGGGATTCCATTCactgtgggtgaaggaaaactcggtccaacATTTAATATATCGCAAATGATATGTTCACTTCAATTATTGGATAGAGAGCACATGGTCTAATCTAGATaagccatgtgtcaaatttcagtttaaatcaaTAAGATATTATTCATGCATTGGCATATATGCATCGTGTATATCAATGCACGTGTTCCAGTACTTTAGCTATTAGTATGTACTCTACTAATTCTAAGTAGGAAGTTACCATTTAGATAAGAAAAACTAAGAAAGTGAACGATTTagatttgtcttgtgattttttaaaataagaaaagaaaaaaaacgagACTTGTGACACCAATAACTGATcgagtaaaaaagaaaaataaaaaatcttgaaACCCAAAGTAATCACTCCTgattattaattaaaaagaaaaaaataatcctAAAAGGCAATGTGGCCCTTGCGTCTAGACACAAGGGGTGCAAAATGGCCGCCCAActccccatgaaaggtgaaaatccctCCCTTATTGATGTTTCTGCACATATCCCCATTGGCCTGCACGTTGATACCCACCCCACAGTAGACCTGCAAAAGATTAGAAAGGCAAAATTTTCAGCTTTTTAAAATGATTCTAAAAACTACATTTTTATCACTCATATTGACGATTCAACAAACGTTCCAATATGGTTGGAAAGTGTCCACAAATGAACACTACGATcttatgaataaaaaatatccacgcatttttatttattttttatttgtgtaATTGAGGTGGGATCCATTCAAATATAAGTTATCATCATTTGAATATGTGGTGGACattcgtaccaaaaaaaatatgtggTGGACATGGTTCCGATCAATAGgataatgcaaatatgcaatgagtgatgtgtttggtatgtatttttaGAAGAGATTATGGATTTAGAATGCATTATGACATTCgatttttgtctattttctcGTTTCAAAATACGATCTATATTTaaaatctattccaacaatTGACATTTAGGTCTTGCGACCTTGTAAGGCAATTGGACAATTCTGATTGGAATCGCATTTTACCCCTCAAAACATTGACACTtcgaatttttttaaaacaattttacccttccatATATTGATGCCACCAGTACAATATCAATATTGTATCAGTATGAAGAAATGGTGATACTGAGCCATATCAAGTATAATCAGTTGATTAAGATGATACAATACCCATACCTTGAATCGTGACCCCAAGGTCAATCCGACTTTAATTAAAACCTTGAACCACATACCTTTCTATAACCACCCCCCACCCATACATGCACACAAAGAACACAATGCAGTCTATGGTCCATTGGTcagatccggctcctctccaataAGGAGCGCACCCAATGAGAAATCCAATGGTCAGGCTAATTATGTGTGCATTGAGATATGTGTAGATATACATTTGATACACGTCCAATcagctcaaccgttggatgctcaTTAGACACTCATTAGTCGATCTCCTTGTTGGCGATGAGCCCAACGCCCAATGGCCTATGGGCCTTAGGCCCTTAGCTGCCATTTTGTCTTTGCCCACCCAGTCACCCTGTTAGGGCTATTGGGCTAACGCAGATAGCTTCCAACCACCCTCCATGCATTGCACGTGATATAGTGCCCACAAAAACACACACGTGTCAGTTGTCCATACGTTCCCCTAATAAAAGACCCGGACCCCACTCCAGCGTTGACTATAGACCACCGCCCGagtctctctcacacacacacacacacaaacggCTAAAAACGGCTCTGGCAGTCAACTTCTGGTCCTATTGCAGCGGTGGGAATTGAAGCCTTCAATCCTTTATAGTTGAACTCCAAAGTCAAACCACGTAAGAACAAACTTTCCCTTCCCTCACAGTCAGAGGAGGCTTCAGTACACACGTTCACAGTAGTCcttgaaaaatcaaaattaaattatattaaatataaattagaaaaagaacATTGTCAGGTCGCATGGATCGCATGGTTCCTACATCTACACagataaatataagaaaaatcCATTTATTcaatgaaattgaaaatccCTTCCAAACCAGTGCCTCTGTATACATTATCATTGGTCTCTTGGTTGAGGGGCTAGACTTCCTAGAATGTCTGAAATCTAAATGTGTGGACTGCACAAAATTTACTTATAGATTACCATTACTCACCACCATCTCCATTGATCATCCATAATTTCAGTTCCATCTATAATCAAAAAGTTCAAGTATTCATTAGCTAATAGTCTCATTTTCCTGTTCTTAAAAAGAGTCAAGAGGGTTGTAGTTGGTTGACATGGGTACTCACAAACATCTAATCTGATCCTCACAAATTCTATCTACTTTTCTCCTAGTAATGATCATTCAGCCTAAGGGTTGCCAAATTTCAACCCAAACCACTGGGACCGATCAAACCCGATCAATTCAGCTTGGGTTGAACCGAAGCCTTATCGGATCAATTTCGGTTAAGGCTTTTGTGAAACCGGTAGAAACAGAAACCGACCAAGACCTACAGAAGTGGATCGAAAACTGATAGAAAATTAATGCAGTAAACCGcccctaagggtgtcaaaactatactgaaaccaaactgaatcGTTTAATTCGAAACTGCTAgatcgtttagttaaatggtccggttatggttttagaaatgacatcGTTTATTTAATCAATTCGGTTCGATTTAGGCCGATTAATCCAACAGCAAAACCTAGTAAGTAGCAACTACTAAGTAGTCATGttttttcattaatgattttctttttccaaaaaaaaaaaactaataacttagtaagtaataagtaataTCTATTAACTAATAACTAGTATTAATAGTTAGAGTGGTAAATGTGTATAGAACCGTCTAACCAAAACCGTGTAAAACcgtatagaaccatttaacTGAAACCGTTTATCAAACGGTCCatgttttgattatgagaccgttAACGGTCTATTATGATTTCTATcctcaagcagtcaaaaccaaattgaatcagaaccgtttaacacccttacccgcccaaaaaaaaaaaaaagagaggaaaaatcaaatcaaaatcgaacagAACCAGATCGTAAAAGAAACCAAACTTCTACCcaatgattttgtttttggtttggttcattATCACCCTGAAACCGGTTCAGTGAGACCAAATCGATTGACTGACACCACCAATTCAGACAAAGAACACAAattcccaaaaaagaaattgtaTATTTGTTAATACTTTAGTGGTTGACTCTAGCTTAAGTTGAATGGGGTGGGTTACAGATCATGTGGTTGTGGTCCACCTTAACGATCTCTTCCCACCAGAACATTATAAAAGAGGAGATCTTGTAAGTTGAAATTAGATTGTCCACTGCTGGTAGCTAGTTTCAGTAATAAGAAAGCAATTTTGTAAGGTTTTTGTGGTTCTTATAAAGTTTACAATTACAGTACTACTACTCTTTTCAGTTTGGCATTGCAGATCAAATAGAAAGTGTATAGAGAGTATAAATGCCTCTCATCTCCCCTCCTTCCTGAGTTTAATCTTTCTATCTCTTATTGCTTGCTTTATCTCTGctcccctctctcttcctctacTACTCTTTCATGGCTGCAGAAATGGAGGATGATGAGCTCCTAAGAATGCTTCTTGGTGATGAAATCCCTTTCTTTGTATTTCACCAAGTCATGGAACCTGAAGCTGAACTTGGTCCCTCACCAGAGACCATGATCAACCACCAGGTCTCATCAACAGTACTAGACTACTCCAGAGACGACAGACCCACCATGGAAGCTAATGTGGGTGCATCATCCTTTGCAAATTTGGGTGATCATGAATCCATCTTACAAACCAGGTAATTAAGTGATGAGCAACTGGGCTTCAATTCAATTCCTCCAAATTTCTTTGTagattaattgttttttttctcattgGTTATGATCAAATGCTcatatatttataaatatatcTTCTTTTGCAGAAGTTCCATATTAGAGACGGGGTACTTGATGAATAAGATTGAGAATAAATATACTCTGAAAATTAATAGCAGTGAAAATGGAATGATAGAAGATGGCTACAAATGGAGGAAATACGGGCAGAAATCCATCAAGAACAACCCTTTTCCCAGGTAATTactaatacattttttttatcttaattaattaattatatgtcTCAGCTACATTTGGCAAGTGATTTCTCAACCTTACTTTTCTGCGGCTTTTAAGTTCATCTTAATTTGAATACTACTTTTGGAGAGCTCTCGATCAGTAGGGTAACcgtcactctctctctctctctggtctaATATATtactcttttgttttattttttcaaaaaataattctCATAAATAAGATAGAACCCAAAAGAGGGAGGGGGCCGGTATTTACTCCATATTGACGGATTGGATCATTTGCCCAAACCCATAAGTTGCAGCGGTGGAGTAGATGCTAGCATTTATGTGGGCAACACAATCATGAGAGTCTATCTCGGAAAAAGATCCTCTACAATTCCAACCCCTCTCCGACCATCCATCCAATAGCGTAAAAGGACTTGAACACGGGAAAAGGATTCTGTCTAGCCCCGTTAAATGACTGCAAaaacaggggtagggtggtcatgtcacaggtggatcccacctgggcccTGCATGTGAAATGATTGTATCCCCAAATGTTGGCAGGTGTTGGGATACATGTCCAAGTCCTCCAAACCGTTGGATGGTCGTTGGAGAAAAGTTTGACGTCCAAAtagttggagaggatctagATCCGCCTACATCACATAATCTAAACACTTTTTTATGCAATGCCATAggtggatctttatcctcttaaTTACACTGCCCATACTTgtcgtcaagtacatctaacagaagaggcagaaatgactatcctaccccttgttcgaacacactgcctgaggtggggtccacatggagTCCACCTCCCTTTATTAggtgtacttgacgtcaagtacgggcagtgtaattgagaggataaaaattcgtcataagtatcggtattgatgGAGATATTGGTGTATAATCAATCATATTAGGTGAAATCAGGTGAAAATTAAAAACAGTTATTTGTTTATTCATATTTCTAATCTGTATTGGTATCAGGTATTGGCAATACCATACATATTGATTAACAACaaccgatacaataccgataccttgATGTATGAGTTCATGAGAACATTAATGTCACTAGAACAAAGATGagatatttaattatttatgctCTCACATATGAAACAATACTAAGTTGTAGGGAGActgggagagggttctccaaCCTCCACGCTGCCAATGTGGGGAGGAGGTTTGCATGCCACATTAATGGGTGTTATGAAAAGTTATCATCTATATGGGGCCCATATTTCCAGAACAGGTGGGAAAAAAGCAGTGTTGTTTGCTGTCCAACCAAAATCTCATTCTTGATAACCAAACAACCACAAATCCCATGGGATGGGAGACTCAGTACAAGTATTCCACCCCCACCAAAATCCCCCTAAACGAACAGAGCCTAAAAGAAAATTACTGGGTTTAAGGTTGAGATAGTCGTAATCCTTTAtgagtttttcattttttattatttaatctcTTAttgcattttatattttattcttttatttttctattcgAGGGTCTCtttatgagttttttttatttttttaaactcttATTGGGGAGCAGGAGTTACTACAGGTGCACGAACGCAAGGTGCAGTGCAAAGAAGCAGGTGGAGAAGTCAAGTGATGAATCAAACACCTTCCTTGTCACCTACGAAGGCCTCCATCTCCACTTCACCTTCTCACACTTATTCCCATGTCAAACCCACGACCCTTCCTATCCACCcattaaaaaacccaaaaatctctTCCTTGAAGCCCAAGAAACACAAGCCCATGAAGAGCCTACACCTGTGATTGCTCCCATACTGCCAAGCCCATTCACCAATGGGCCACAACAGATGTTGGTCAGTGCAGAAGAGAGCCCACAAGGATTGCTCGAGGATGTCGTGCCGTTGCTAATTCGAAATCCAACAATCGGTTTCCCTTCTTCAACTTCTTATCCATCATCCCCTCTTTCTccaccctcttcttcttcctccctttcatGGTCCCCTAGTTGTTCTTCTTTTATTGATCTCCATTCAAAGTGATATGTATTGGGCTTCAAGTACTTGTCTGTTGTCGAATAAGCCCAAATAGTGGCCTCCAAGTAACTTACTGTGAAGCAATAATAATTGCATTTTATGGTGTAAATTAATTACACTTATATTGCATTAGAATGCAATTTTTACCTTCTTTTGcctcatttttttatttttaaattccaAGAACGAAAGACCAATTAATTAAGCCTAATAGAATTATAGAAAGCAGTTTTTTACAGCCCATATAAAATTAGACAACAATCTATGAAATATAAAGGCCCATGGTCTCAATGACTCATTATAACATATGCTTAGCCAGCCCAATAGAGCGAAGAGTGAACGAAAAACTTAGACTAGTTAATAATTGGTCTGGTCGAGTTCTCctttttttggttcagtttggcTTTAATCCACAATAGGAGCTTGATTATTCAGTATCCCTACTTTCTTTTAggttccatttggttgcaagggaaatttaAAGGAAGGGAGATAGAAATTTTCAAACATAAAAAGGAAACTTTCGTATTCATTACTCAATAATTCACTATCTTAtcatatttaataatgatactttttagatgcaatttttattttatatttcaatTTCCGTTGCAACCAAAAGGAGCCATATGAACTCGGTCTCTGTAGTGAACATTGTCTAGACCAAACTAAAAAAGGTCTAATTTCAATTGAACTCCGTCAAATGTTTGATCCCAAAAATCGATGCGCCAACAAATTAACAAGCTCACCTTACAAATTATGGATGAGATTTAAACTAAAAGTGGAGCTAGGTATCAAGACTCCCCTGTTTAATGTTGCCTCGTATGGAGATCACCTAATCGTATGTGAATGCCTTGTGATgacaaatgttttttttttcttcctagttTCCATTATTCTTCCATTCTGCCATTAAGAGTGCTTAGAGGAACATTTATAGAAACAAAAGGATATATGTCATCACGAAACCGTACATAAAGCGTTCACATATGGGTAGGTGATCCAGACTCCCTTACATGGAGGTATACACTCACCGACTACTACTAGTGCTCTTTACTTTTGAACAAACTAGCTCTAGCAAAAGAATTTGTGCAATACATGGGAGtgtgatgagagagagagagatacatgTTAGAGTTTTATTTGAACATAAATTTCATCGAGAGAATTTATGGATGTTTTAATAAATTGGAGTTAAGAAACATAAGAGTCAAAGATGCTAAATAAGAAATGTTGGGACTATATCAAGAATGATTCATAATTTTTTCATTAATATTACTTTTCCTTTTGGCACGAATCACACTATTCTCTTCCTAATTCCTAAGAAAGATAATGCTAAAATGGTAGATAATTTTAAACTTATTAGCTTATGAATTGTTACATCTAATATTATAACTAAAATATTGGCTAAATACTTAGGCTAGATATCAATAAAATTATTTCTCTATTCCAAGATGCTTTTAGCAAATTTTTGATAATATTATTATTGcccatgaaatttttttaattttcttaaacGTTATAGGAGTAAGTGTGGGTGGATGATCCCTAAGTTATATTTGTCTAAAAGCTATTAATAGGTTGCAATAAAGTTTTCTTATGGCCATCTTCAAGTTCCTGGGGTTCAGTCAAC
This window encodes:
- the LOC122651305 gene encoding probable WRKY transcription factor 49, producing the protein MEPEAELGPSPETMINHQVSSTVLDYSRDDRPTMEANVGASSFANLGDHESILQTRSSILETGYLMNKIENKYTLKINSSENGMIEDGYKWRKYGQKSIKNNPFPRSYYRCTNARCSAKKQVEKSSDESNTFLVTYEGLHLHFTFSHLFPCQTHDPSYPPIKKPKNLFLEAQETQAHEEPTPVIAPILPSPFTNGPQQMLVSAEESPQGLLEDVVPLLIRNPTIGFPSSTSYPSSPLSPPSSSSSLSWSPSCSSFIDLHSK